One Echinicola strongylocentroti DNA window includes the following coding sequences:
- the hemC gene encoding hydroxymethylbilane synthase yields the protein MQPIRIGTRGSKLALFQAHHIADLLQLQGFQTEIVVITTKGDKILDVSISKIGSKGVFTEELEEQLASGDVDIAVHSAKDMPSSLPDGFELISYTKREKVNDVILSHREDIDYKNPRKPLLLGTSSTRRVATLKHYYPHVKTVEVRGNLQTRIKKMEEGTCDALLLAYAGAHRMGYDELIRHELSLDEFTPAVGQGSIAVEAFETLDPALKKQIVAATHHTETGYRLRAERSYLKILEGGCSIPVFCLAHYRAGQVDMSGGIISLDGKERIQHEVSGPADEAEMVGKSLAEKVIQSGGDRILKEIRQQLNN from the coding sequence ATGCAGCCTATACGAATAGGAACACGGGGCAGTAAACTTGCCCTTTTTCAGGCACATCATATTGCGGACCTTTTACAGCTCCAAGGCTTTCAGACGGAAATTGTCGTGATTACCACCAAGGGAGATAAGATCCTGGATGTATCCATTTCAAAAATCGGGAGCAAGGGAGTGTTTACCGAAGAGCTGGAGGAGCAGCTGGCCAGTGGAGATGTGGACATTGCCGTACACAGCGCCAAGGACATGCCTTCTTCTTTGCCAGATGGATTTGAGCTTATCTCCTATACCAAGAGAGAAAAGGTCAATGATGTTATTTTGAGCCACCGCGAAGATATTGATTACAAGAATCCACGTAAACCCTTGCTTTTGGGGACATCTTCTACCCGAAGGGTGGCCACACTCAAGCATTATTATCCGCATGTCAAAACGGTGGAAGTAAGGGGCAATCTCCAGACTCGGATCAAAAAAATGGAGGAAGGCACCTGCGATGCCTTGTTGTTGGCTTATGCGGGGGCGCACAGGATGGGCTATGATGAACTGATCCGCCATGAGCTTTCGCTGGATGAATTTACACCGGCAGTGGGGCAAGGGAGTATAGCTGTAGAGGCTTTTGAAACGCTGGATCCAGCACTCAAAAAGCAAATCGTGGCAGCTACGCACCACACAGAGACGGGGTATCGGCTAAGAGCGGAGAGGAGTTATCTTAAGATCCTAGAAGGAGGATGCAGCATTCCGGTTTTTTGTTTGGCGCACTATCGGGCAGGACAGGTGGATATGAGTGGGGGGATCATTAGCCTAGATGGTAAAGAGCGGATCCAGCATGAGGTGTCAGGCCCGGCAGATGAGGCAGAAATGGTAGGAAAGAGCTTGGCAGAAAAGGTGATCCAGTCAGGAGGGGATCGCATTTTAAAAGAGATTAGACAGCAACTTAACAATTAA
- a CDS encoding DNA polymerase III subunit: MLFSSIPGLEETKERLIQAINNNHLAHALLFHGPEGAANLKMALALATYVNCENPGEHDACGACSACQKMAKLVHPDLSFTFPVPSSLVKEDDDKNRKVDILSPWRDFVLTKPYGNLQDWVYHNGFEKKQLNISKAAAKQIIQTVSLKSFEGGYKTILVWMPELMHTAAANALLKVLEEPPEKTLFLMVAHQPEQLLTTILSRTQKVLVRAFSDEEVKEHLIEESLCSREAALQVAPLANGNMREAYRLVDQVIDENTAKFRDWMRICFTLDINNIMSLAESFQGFDKEGQKALFLTGLNILRESLLKRSQLEELMRTAPSDREFVENFSLKALTEDKIVNIYRLLNTAHYHLERNANAKILFADLSFDMAKVLRKKETT, from the coding sequence ATGTTATTTTCGTCCATACCAGGCTTAGAGGAAACCAAGGAACGGCTGATTCAAGCCATTAATAATAATCACCTGGCACATGCCTTGTTGTTTCACGGTCCAGAAGGGGCTGCCAATCTCAAAATGGCCCTTGCCTTGGCGACCTATGTCAACTGTGAAAACCCCGGGGAACATGATGCCTGTGGTGCTTGCAGTGCGTGCCAAAAGATGGCCAAGCTCGTCCACCCTGACCTGAGTTTTACCTTTCCTGTTCCAAGCAGCTTGGTCAAGGAAGATGATGACAAAAACAGAAAAGTCGATATTTTGTCTCCGTGGAGGGACTTTGTGCTGACCAAGCCCTATGGGAACTTACAGGATTGGGTTTATCACAATGGCTTCGAGAAAAAACAGCTGAATATTTCCAAAGCAGCAGCGAAGCAGATCATCCAGACCGTTTCGCTGAAGTCTTTTGAGGGAGGGTACAAGACGATCTTGGTCTGGATGCCTGAGCTGATGCATACCGCGGCAGCCAATGCCTTGCTGAAAGTGCTGGAAGAACCTCCAGAAAAGACGCTTTTTCTGATGGTGGCCCATCAGCCCGAGCAGTTGTTGACGACTATTCTCAGCAGGACGCAGAAAGTACTCGTCAGGGCTTTTTCTGATGAGGAGGTAAAAGAACACCTGATCGAAGAAAGTCTTTGCTCTCGTGAGGCCGCACTCCAAGTGGCTCCGCTCGCCAATGGCAATATGAGAGAAGCCTATCGGCTGGTAGATCAGGTGATTGATGAAAATACGGCAAAGTTTAGGGATTGGATGAGAATTTGCTTTACCTTAGATATCAACAATATCATGTCCCTTGCAGAGAGTTTTCAGGGTTTTGACAAGGAAGGCCAAAAGGCACTTTTTCTGACAGGTCTGAACATCCTCAGGGAAAGTCTGCTAAAGAGAAGCCAATTGGAAGAATTAATGCGGACGGCGCCATCAGACAGGGAGTTTGTGGAGAATTTCAGTCTCAAAGCGCTGACAGAAGATAAAATTGTAAACATCTACCGGCTGTTAAATACCGCACATTACCACTTGGAGAGAAATGCCAACGCCAAGATATTGTTTGCAGACCTCTCTTTTGACATGGCAAAAGTACTTCGAAAAAAGGAAACCACATGA
- a CDS encoding peptidylprolyl isomerase, with protein MKIHFLGLALLLSLLISCSSQKDSLIKIHTRHGDIFAILYDETPKHKENFIKLAEAGRFDSTEFHRIIDNFMIQGGDVFTKEGLPESEWYTIPAELGRGYVHEKGALAAARQSDHVNPEKRSSGCQFYIVEGRVYSEEELTTDIKGLQKQFMKYISLESQRALAEQYVQLYEEEKYDEMTELMLSKKEAIEDFLHVNLSKEMTEESIEAFTTVGGNPHLDEGGYTVFGKVIKGMDVVDKISEEKTAAMDRPVDPVYITVEVAKVPKKKITKEYGFEYPEE; from the coding sequence ATGAAAATACATTTCCTTGGACTGGCCTTATTACTGTCCTTGCTGATTTCCTGTTCTTCCCAAAAGGATTCACTTATTAAAATCCACACCAGACACGGCGATATCTTTGCCATTCTCTATGATGAAACACCAAAGCATAAAGAGAACTTTATCAAGCTGGCAGAGGCTGGGAGATTTGACAGTACGGAGTTTCACCGCATCATCGATAACTTCATGATCCAAGGCGGAGACGTCTTTACCAAAGAGGGCTTGCCCGAGTCGGAATGGTATACTATTCCGGCAGAGCTTGGCCGAGGATATGTCCATGAAAAAGGGGCACTGGCCGCAGCACGACAATCAGATCATGTCAATCCCGAAAAACGATCCAGTGGATGTCAGTTTTATATCGTGGAGGGAAGGGTCTACAGTGAAGAAGAGCTGACTACTGATATCAAAGGTCTTCAGAAACAGTTTATGAAGTACATTTCACTGGAAAGCCAGCGTGCACTTGCCGAGCAATACGTGCAGCTCTATGAGGAAGAGAAATACGATGAGATGACCGAGTTGATGCTGTCCAAAAAAGAAGCAATAGAAGATTTTTTGCATGTCAACCTATCCAAAGAAATGACAGAAGAATCCATTGAAGCATTTACTACCGTCGGGGGGAACCCCCACTTGGATGAGGGAGGGTATACTGTCTTTGGAAAGGTGATCAAAGGCATGGATGTCGTGGACAAGATTTCGGAAGAAAAAACAGCGGCGATGGACAGGCCGGTTGATCCGGTCTATATTACGGTAGAAGTAGCAAAAGTACCCAAAAAGAAAATCACAAAAGAATACGGCTTTGAATATCCAGAAGAATAA
- a CDS encoding DUF4293 domain-containing protein, whose product MIQRVQTIFLLLVAVAMLLETYFPIWTQVNPDQTEMLKLTAWNLTHTDTTSGTVLEQTGTFYLGILAVLAAIIAIYSLSQFKNRTKQMFLNMINSLVMVANLGLIVYLTYVENMDFNATASGAFMIGFYCIVAAMIFNIVANRFIRKDEMLVKSVDRIR is encoded by the coding sequence ATGATACAACGCGTACAAACGATCTTTCTTCTTCTGGTAGCTGTCGCCATGCTGCTGGAAACGTACTTTCCTATCTGGACACAGGTAAACCCTGACCAGACCGAAATGCTGAAATTGACAGCTTGGAATTTGACCCATACGGATACTACCTCAGGGACGGTCCTGGAGCAGACAGGAACCTTTTATTTGGGGATTTTGGCTGTTTTGGCGGCGATTATAGCGATCTATAGTCTCAGCCAATTTAAGAACAGGACCAAGCAGATGTTCCTGAACATGATCAATTCGTTGGTGATGGTGGCGAACCTCGGGCTTATTGTTTACCTGACTTATGTCGAGAATATGGATTTCAATGCCACGGCTAGTGGCGCTTTTATGATCGGGTTTTACTGCATTGTAGCTGCCATGATCTTTAATATCGTGGCCAATCGATTTATCCGTAAGGATGAAATGCTGGTAAAGTCTGTGGACCGCATTCGGTAA
- a CDS encoding type B 50S ribosomal protein L31 — protein MKKDIHPNYREVVFYDTSSEYKFLTKSTIETDETITWEDGNEYPLYKVEVSSNSHPFYTGKKMLLDTAGRVEKFNRRYKKK, from the coding sequence ATGAAAAAAGACATTCATCCAAACTACAGAGAGGTGGTTTTCTATGACACTTCCAGTGAATATAAATTTCTTACCAAGTCTACGATCGAAACTGACGAGACCATTACATGGGAAGATGGAAACGAATATCCTCTTTATAAAGTGGAAGTGAGCTCTAACTCTCACCCTTTCTACACCGGTAAGAAAATGCTTCTTGATACTGCCGGTCGTGTGGAGAAATTCAACAGAAGATACAAAAAGAAATAA
- a CDS encoding RNA polymerase sigma factor: MKSIFEKELIERCTKQDRKAQFELFERYKVALYSSVFRILNEEDLAHDALQEAFIEIFKGIKKFRSESTLGFWMKRIAIRKAIKMAKSRMLFTSLDQVAELPDHAPLDGWIDGQLLDVTIRELPVGCRSVFLLIEVEGFKHAECAKLLSISESTSKSQLSYAKKLLRGKLNQLMKA; the protein is encoded by the coding sequence ATGAAATCAATTTTTGAGAAAGAACTAATCGAACGATGTACCAAACAAGACCGAAAAGCCCAGTTTGAGCTTTTTGAACGGTACAAGGTAGCCCTGTATTCTTCTGTCTTCAGGATTCTGAATGAAGAGGATTTGGCTCATGATGCCCTTCAAGAGGCATTTATCGAAATTTTCAAGGGAATCAAAAAATTTCGGAGTGAATCTACACTGGGCTTCTGGATGAAGCGGATAGCAATCAGGAAAGCCATCAAAATGGCCAAAAGCCGCATGCTCTTCACATCACTGGACCAAGTAGCTGAATTACCGGATCACGCTCCCCTTGACGGTTGGATTGACGGACAATTGTTGGATGTAACGATCAGGGAATTGCCGGTGGGATGTAGGAGTGTCTTTCTATTGATCGAGGTAGAAGGGTTTAAACACGCCGAATGTGCCAAACTACTATCCATCTCGGAAAGCACCTCCAAATCCCAGCTTTCTTACGCCAAAAAGCTATTGCGTGGCAAACTAAACCAACTCATGAAGGCATGA
- a CDS encoding ABC transporter ATP-binding protein: MKTYLRILAYARPYRRYFPLYALYALLAIIFGLLNFTLLKPLFDVIFEQVDPSELQQYAAKPEFSFTIEYFMHLFNYYFMQIADSYGKFGTLVYVCIIIVVSVFLSNLFTYLAGVLLAKVKADVIKKMRMHIFDQVSRMHIGYFTNERKGDLMSKMTNDVQEVENSVVQSLRVVFREPVTIILYFGALFFMSVKLTLFTILIIPISGAIIGGITKRLKKKAIQSQESLGRIVNILDETIGGMRVVKAFSATGYVYDKFDKETDEYSKINVSMAKRNELASPISQFLGVFVVAGILLYGGSLVLNNASDLSASEFLAYIIIFTQVLNPAKEISRAMGAVQRGLASADRIFKVVDTAPAIKDPARPKTLHHFDKSIAFNTVNFGYDQQHLVLKNIQFTLTKGKTIALVGPSGGGKSTIADLVPRFYDPTAGEVKLDGTNIREFAIDDLRKLIGIVTQESILFNDTIFNNIAFGLSEVSEAAVIEAAKIANAHEFIEQLERGYQTNIGERGSKLSGGQRQRLSIARAVLKNPPILILDEATSALDSESERLVQEALTNLMSNRTTLVIAHRLSTIQHADEILVVQNGKIVERGTHEELIRQEGLYKKLSSMQSV, translated from the coding sequence ATGAAGACCTATTTAAGAATTTTAGCTTATGCGCGTCCTTATAGAAGGTATTTCCCTCTGTATGCGCTCTATGCTCTGCTTGCCATTATTTTTGGCCTATTGAATTTCACTCTGCTAAAACCGCTCTTTGATGTGATCTTCGAACAAGTAGACCCTTCTGAACTACAGCAATACGCCGCCAAACCTGAGTTCTCATTTACCATCGAGTACTTCATGCATCTGTTCAACTATTACTTTATGCAGATAGCCGACAGTTATGGCAAATTTGGCACTTTGGTCTATGTATGTATCATCATCGTTGTTTCCGTTTTCCTATCCAATCTCTTTACCTATCTGGCGGGCGTGCTATTGGCAAAAGTAAAAGCAGATGTCATCAAAAAAATGCGCATGCATATCTTTGACCAGGTAAGCCGCATGCACATTGGCTATTTTACCAATGAACGCAAAGGGGACCTGATGTCCAAGATGACCAATGATGTACAAGAAGTAGAAAACAGTGTCGTACAATCGCTAAGGGTGGTTTTCAGGGAACCTGTGACGATCATTTTGTATTTTGGGGCGCTGTTCTTTATGTCCGTAAAGCTCACCCTATTCACCATTTTGATCATCCCGATTTCAGGTGCCATCATCGGAGGCATCACCAAACGGCTCAAGAAGAAAGCGATACAGAGCCAAGAATCCTTGGGACGTATCGTAAACATCCTGGACGAGACCATAGGCGGAATGCGCGTGGTAAAGGCTTTCAGTGCTACGGGATATGTCTATGATAAATTTGACAAGGAAACCGACGAATACTCCAAAATCAATGTTTCGATGGCCAAGAGAAATGAACTGGCCTCTCCTATTTCACAATTTTTGGGGGTATTTGTGGTAGCGGGCATTCTGCTGTATGGTGGCAGCTTGGTGCTCAACAATGCCTCGGACCTCTCGGCCAGTGAATTTCTCGCCTATATCATTATATTTACCCAAGTCCTCAATCCCGCCAAAGAAATATCAAGGGCAATGGGAGCTGTCCAAAGGGGCCTCGCTTCTGCCGACAGGATATTTAAGGTGGTGGACACGGCGCCCGCCATCAAAGACCCCGCACGTCCAAAAACCCTTCATCATTTTGACAAATCCATCGCTTTCAACACCGTAAATTTCGGATACGACCAGCAGCACTTGGTATTGAAAAACATCCAGTTTACGCTCACAAAGGGGAAAACCATCGCCTTGGTCGGCCCTTCCGGTGGTGGCAAATCCACCATTGCCGACTTGGTGCCCCGATTTTATGACCCCACCGCAGGTGAGGTAAAATTAGATGGCACCAATATCCGGGAATTTGCCATAGACGATTTACGTAAGCTCATTGGCATTGTCACCCAGGAGTCCATCTTGTTCAATGACACTATCTTTAACAATATCGCCTTTGGCCTATCGGAAGTTTCTGAAGCTGCGGTAATCGAAGCCGCCAAAATCGCCAATGCACACGAATTTATCGAGCAACTGGAAAGAGGCTATCAAACCAATATTGGCGAGCGAGGCAGCAAACTTTCCGGCGGACAACGCCAGCGGCTGAGCATTGCCCGTGCAGTACTGAAGAATCCACCGATCCTGATCTTGGACGAGGCCACTTCTGCACTGGATTCCGAATCTGAACGGCTCGTGCAAGAAGCGTTGACCAACTTGATGAGCAATAGAACCACCTTGGTCATTGCCCACCGGCTGAGCACCATCCAACATGCGGACGAAATCCTGGTAGTCCAAAATGGTAAAATTGTTGAGAGAGGCACACATGAAGAGCTTATTCGCCAAGAAGGATTGTATAAGAAACTTTCCTCTATGCAATCAGTTTAG
- a CDS encoding ATP-dependent zinc protease family protein: protein MKKHVIGRREKISLPEWGLRVISAKVDTGAYTNAIHCKWVEEKEVEGQRVLEFKLLSPEHRLYSGKVVRTKRYTQKKVKNSFGNAELRYKVTTKVAMFDETFDVEFTLSDRSKMRNALLLGRKMLRGKFLVDVDQTNLSKKYKVAKQ, encoded by the coding sequence ATGAAAAAGCATGTTATCGGCAGAAGGGAAAAAATCAGTCTCCCGGAGTGGGGGTTGAGAGTGATTTCTGCTAAGGTAGATACGGGGGCCTATACCAATGCAATCCACTGTAAATGGGTGGAGGAGAAGGAAGTGGAGGGACAGCGTGTGTTGGAATTTAAGCTATTGTCCCCAGAGCACAGACTATATTCTGGCAAGGTGGTGCGCACCAAAAGGTACACCCAGAAGAAGGTGAAAAATTCCTTTGGAAATGCCGAATTAAGGTATAAAGTCACCACCAAGGTGGCGATGTTTGACGAGACCTTTGACGTGGAGTTTACACTTTCGGACCGTTCAAAAATGAGGAATGCGCTATTGCTCGGTAGAAAGATGCTTCGTGGCAAATTTTTGGTTGATGTAGACCAGACAAACTTATCCAAAAAATATAAAGTAGCTAAGCAATGA
- the rimK gene encoding 30S ribosomal protein S6--L-glutamate ligase — translation MRIAVLSRNPNLYSTRRLREAIIASGHEALIIDHSLCDLVIEQEGPSIFYRGEKLSNIDAIIPRIGASVTFYGTAVVRQFELMGVISAVESQAIVRSRDKLRSLQILSREGLGMPKTAFTNFSKGGEKQLIDQVGGAPLIIKLLEGTQGLGVVLAETRKAGQSVIEAFHGLKARVIVQEFIKEAKGADIRAFIVNGKVVGAMKRQGEEGEFRSNLHRGGKATVIKLSASERKAALGAAKALGLAVAGVDMLQSARGPLILEVNSSPGLEGIEKATGVNIAGKIIQYIEETANKKLSKRKIKE, via the coding sequence ATGAGAATAGCCGTGCTTTCCCGAAATCCAAACCTATATTCTACACGTAGATTACGTGAAGCGATCATCGCATCAGGCCATGAAGCGCTTATCATCGATCACTCTCTTTGTGATTTGGTGATCGAGCAAGAAGGACCTTCCATCTTTTATAGGGGTGAAAAATTATCCAATATCGATGCGATCATTCCGAGAATTGGTGCATCTGTGACGTTTTATGGAACGGCAGTGGTCCGCCAGTTTGAGCTGATGGGCGTTATATCTGCGGTGGAGTCACAAGCCATTGTGCGGAGCAGGGATAAGTTGCGCAGTTTACAGATTCTTTCCCGAGAAGGACTAGGGATGCCAAAGACGGCTTTTACCAATTTCTCCAAAGGAGGAGAAAAACAGCTCATCGATCAAGTGGGAGGCGCTCCCTTGATTATTAAGCTACTGGAAGGCACCCAAGGGTTGGGAGTGGTGCTTGCAGAAACCAGAAAGGCCGGTCAATCCGTGATTGAAGCGTTCCACGGGTTGAAGGCACGGGTCATTGTCCAAGAATTCATTAAGGAAGCCAAAGGTGCCGATATAAGGGCTTTTATAGTCAATGGCAAGGTAGTGGGAGCCATGAAGCGGCAAGGCGAAGAGGGAGAATTCCGCTCCAACCTGCACCGTGGAGGGAAAGCCACTGTTATTAAATTGTCAGCTTCAGAGCGGAAAGCTGCATTGGGGGCAGCCAAGGCCCTAGGGCTGGCTGTGGCCGGAGTGGATATGCTTCAGTCCGCGCGAGGACCATTGATCTTGGAGGTGAACAGTTCGCCGGGACTGGAAGGTATAGAGAAGGCTACAGGAGTGAATATTGCAGGCAAAATCATTCAGTATATTGAAGAGACTGCCAATAAAAAATTATCGAAAAGAAAAATCAAAGAATAA
- a CDS encoding YifB family Mg chelatase-like AAA ATPase, translating into MVAKTYGSTVSGVDAILITIEVNVGQGTSFYMVGLPDSAVKESQQRVESALKYFGYRMPRQKVVINLAPADIRKEGSAYDLPIAMGILKASEQVVFADLEEYVIMGELSLDGQLRPIKGVLPIAIEARKKGYKGIILPQPNATEASIVNNLDVIGVENLEQAIAFLEGELKITPLVTDTRDIFYNSLEDYEFDFADVQGQENIKRAMEIAATGGHNVIMVGPPGAGKTMLAKRLPSILPPLTLQEALETTKIHSVAGRLGGEASLIAQRPFRSPHHTISDVALVGGGGNPQPGEISLSHNGVLFLDELPEFKRTVLEVMRQPLEERRVTISRAKISVDYPANFMLIASMNPCPCGYYNHPEKECVCGPGVVQRYLNKVSGPLLDRIDLHVEVTPVKFDEMTSTRKAEKSNVIRERVVLGRDRQVERFKEYKDIYCNAMMPSHMVKEVCEINEAGKTLLKTAMERLGLSARAYDRILKVARTIADLSDSENIKVEHLAEAIQYRSLDREGWAG; encoded by the coding sequence ATGGTAGCAAAGACGTATGGCAGTACGGTTTCTGGTGTAGACGCTATACTGATCACAATAGAAGTAAACGTAGGACAAGGCACGAGTTTTTATATGGTAGGCCTACCCGATAGCGCCGTGAAGGAAAGCCAACAGCGAGTAGAATCAGCCTTAAAATATTTTGGGTACCGGATGCCACGGCAAAAAGTAGTCATCAACTTGGCTCCTGCAGACATCCGAAAAGAGGGCTCTGCCTATGATCTCCCCATAGCGATGGGCATACTCAAGGCCTCCGAACAGGTGGTATTTGCTGATCTCGAAGAATACGTTATCATGGGCGAACTGTCCCTTGACGGCCAACTTCGTCCCATCAAGGGTGTCCTGCCCATCGCCATAGAAGCGAGAAAAAAAGGGTACAAAGGCATCATCTTGCCCCAGCCCAATGCCACCGAAGCTTCTATTGTCAATAACCTTGACGTCATCGGAGTGGAGAACCTGGAGCAGGCCATAGCATTTTTAGAAGGCGAACTAAAAATCACCCCACTGGTCACGGACACCAGAGATATATTTTACAATTCCTTAGAGGATTATGAGTTTGATTTTGCAGATGTACAAGGTCAGGAAAACATCAAAAGAGCCATGGAAATCGCTGCTACTGGAGGACACAATGTCATCATGGTAGGCCCTCCCGGAGCCGGTAAGACCATGCTTGCCAAAAGGCTGCCTTCTATCCTTCCTCCACTTACCTTGCAGGAAGCACTCGAAACCACCAAAATCCACTCAGTGGCAGGAAGACTGGGAGGGGAAGCGTCGCTGATCGCCCAGAGGCCCTTTCGATCTCCCCATCACACCATAAGCGATGTGGCCTTGGTTGGAGGAGGGGGCAATCCGCAGCCAGGAGAAATTTCCCTTTCACATAACGGCGTATTGTTCCTCGATGAGCTTCCGGAATTTAAACGCACCGTCCTCGAAGTCATGCGGCAGCCGCTGGAAGAACGAAGAGTGACGATTAGTAGGGCCAAAATCTCGGTGGACTACCCCGCCAATTTTATGCTGATTGCCAGCATGAACCCCTGCCCATGTGGCTATTATAACCATCCGGAGAAAGAATGTGTCTGCGGCCCGGGTGTCGTCCAGCGTTACCTTAACAAGGTAAGCGGCCCCTTGCTCGATCGAATCGACCTTCACGTGGAAGTCACGCCGGTAAAGTTTGACGAGATGACCTCCACTAGAAAGGCGGAGAAAAGTAATGTCATCCGTGAACGCGTCGTCCTCGGCAGAGATCGACAGGTGGAACGTTTTAAGGAGTACAAAGACATCTATTGCAATGCCATGATGCCATCGCACATGGTCAAGGAAGTCTGCGAAATAAATGAAGCAGGAAAAACACTCCTGAAAACTGCCATGGAAAGACTGGGACTCTCTGCGAGAGCCTACGACAGAATCCTAAAAGTAGCCAGAACAATCGCCGACTTGTCCGATTCCGAAAACATCAAAGTGGAGCATTTGGCAGAAGCCATACAATACCGAAGTCTGGATAGAGAAGGCTGGGCAGGCTGA
- a CDS encoding trans-sulfuration enzyme family protein codes for MKFETLAIHGGEEITGPHKPVVQPITLSTTFEHHEGSLIYSRANNPNRMALEKLLAELEMGKAAAAFSSGNAAGMAVFQALPLGSHIVAPSDMYHGLKKQLVELFKDRLEVTFTDLSDPENLEKALQPNTELLWIETPSNPMLKISDIKVLSSMAKDNDVRVVCDNTFATPVFQNPLKLGADLVMHSATKYFGGHSDVLGGALVTKEVDDFWQEVVNVQQTGGAVLSPFDCYMLIRSIKTLAYRMKGHAEHAGQIASFLDQHEKVERVFYPGLTGHPNHGVAKSQMTGFGGILSFLVKGNPDDADKLISNLKYYTNATSLGGVESLIERRAAVEGPDTKTPQNLIRVSVGLEHLDDLLEDLDQGLQTIS; via the coding sequence ATGAAATTCGAAACATTAGCAATACACGGAGGGGAGGAGATCACGGGACCGCATAAGCCGGTGGTGCAGCCGATTACCCTGTCCACTACTTTTGAGCATCATGAAGGTTCGTTGATCTATTCCCGCGCCAACAACCCCAACCGAATGGCACTCGAAAAATTGTTGGCTGAATTGGAAATGGGAAAAGCAGCAGCCGCTTTTTCATCTGGAAATGCTGCTGGAATGGCGGTTTTTCAGGCGTTGCCACTAGGGAGTCATATCGTGGCTCCTTCCGATATGTACCATGGACTGAAAAAACAGCTGGTGGAGCTGTTTAAGGATAGGCTGGAGGTGACATTTACGGACCTGAGTGATCCTGAAAACCTTGAAAAGGCCTTGCAGCCCAATACCGAACTGTTGTGGATCGAAACGCCTTCCAACCCGATGCTGAAGATCAGTGACATTAAAGTTCTCAGTAGTATGGCCAAGGATAATGACGTCAGGGTGGTCTGCGACAATACCTTTGCGACACCTGTATTCCAGAATCCCTTGAAGCTAGGAGCTGATTTGGTGATGCACAGCGCGACCAAGTATTTTGGTGGTCACAGTGATGTTCTGGGAGGCGCATTGGTCACCAAGGAGGTGGATGACTTCTGGCAGGAAGTGGTAAATGTCCAGCAGACAGGAGGAGCCGTATTGTCCCCGTTTGACTGTTATATGCTGATTCGCAGTATCAAAACCCTTGCATATAGGATGAAAGGGCATGCCGAACATGCTGGCCAGATAGCGTCGTTTTTGGATCAACACGAAAAAGTGGAACGTGTTTTTTATCCTGGATTGACAGGGCATCCCAATCATGGAGTGGCCAAAAGCCAAATGACTGGATTTGGTGGTATTCTCTCTTTTCTGGTGAAAGGCAATCCTGACGATGCCGATAAATTAATATCAAATCTAAAATATTACACCAATGCTACCAGCCTCGGAGGAGTAGAAAGTCTCATAGAAAGACGGGCTGCTGTGGAAGGACCTGATACTAAAACACCCCAGAATCTGATTCGGGTTTCTGTAGGATTAGAGCATTTGGATGACCTGCTTGAGGACCTTGACCAGGGATTGCAAACCATTAGCTAA